One region of Glycine max cultivar Williams 82 chromosome 9, Glycine_max_v4.0, whole genome shotgun sequence genomic DNA includes:
- the LOC100781104 gene encoding meiotically up-regulated gene 184 protein translates to MGRRMGQDQSDYKTQLVLEVCSISTRSVVCVHRHVSNHAKPSFIDWYCILGVEENAGMNTIRKQYHKLALQLHPDKNTHPKAEIAFKLVSEAHICLSDAAKRKAFDLKRHKNFCFECNRIPYSTSKHVPGNSNCSTFKTWNIIRDSRSYKVLRNIRDMRERLKEETKVIENCLRKNSMSKKESPLYNPDDYRHGSSFKHKVEKEIPIFNPLKYLYKGYPHLRCNVYKNSEACWYLHTQNLVDTDKGEAKYASPVFEVRSQRSMLTRSKFA, encoded by the exons ATGGGGAGAAGAATGGGACAAGATCAATCAGATTACAAGACCCAGTTGGTGTTGGAGGTTTGCTCCATTTCCACACGTTCAGTTGTGTGTGTTCATAGACATGTCTCAAACCATGCTAAGCCATCTTTCATAGATTGGTATTGCATTCTTGGA GTGGAAGAAAATGCAGGGATGAACACCATTCGCAAGCAATACCATAAACTTG CCTTGCAACTTCATCCGGACAAGAATACACACCCAAAGGCTGAAATTGCATTCAAGCTTGTCTCTGAG GCACATATATGTCTGTCTGATGCTGCAAAAAGGAAAGCTTTTGACTTAAAGAGACATAAGAATTTCTGCTTTGAGTGCAATAGAATCCCTTATAGTACATCCAAACATGTCCCTGGCAATTCCAATTGTTCAACTTTCAAGACATGGAATATCATTAGGGACTCAAGATCTTACAAAGTTTTGAGAAATATTAGAGACATGAGAGAAAGACTGAAGGAGGAGACCAAGGTGATAGAGAACTGTCTGCGAAAAAATTCAATGTCAAAGAAAGAATCTCCCCTCTACAATCCAGATGACTATAGACATGGAAGCAGCTTCAAGCATAAAGTTGAGAAAGAAATCCCTATTTTCAATCCATTGAAATACTTGTACAAAGGATACCCTCATCTGAGGTGCAATGTTTACAAGAATTCTGAGGCGTGTTGGTACTTGCACACTCAAAATCTTGTGGACACTGACAAGGGGGAAGCCAAGTATGCATCCCCGGTTTTTGAGGTCAGATCACAAAGGAGCATGCTCACAAGAAGTAAATTTGCTTAA
- the LOC100812454 gene encoding uncharacterized protein yields MPHPSQFTLTLSPNIPNNQGHYGNHVKTVTPSFLFLMMCFQVGNLPHKEKEHPIFCFSLLRFRFHFLSPKFIIFFQTPLLFPPPKNSFPFSSFVALFFRFLRRVADLWRRMAAGTMATAAGAAVMLYYVLSRRLARKEEDEGEDHGGEVSKSSRSVRRRRISRRPAQAPATLLESIVTLSETLRFTYSETLGKWPIGDLAFGINYFMRKQGNLAVASVYAGSDCVQLKGDEIIVELYELLRLLTLCMLFSKKPFPVFLDSAGFSLDDVLIQKPKAGLLKPAFTIIRDTQSKCLLLLIRGTHSIKDTLTAATGAVVPFHHSVLNDGGISNLVLGYAHCGMVAAARWIAKLCTPTLLKALGECPHFKVKIVGHSLGGGTAALLTYILREQKEFSSSTCVTFAPAACMTWELAESGKHFITTIINGSDLVPTFSTSSIDDLRSEVTASSWLNDLRDQVEHTKVLNVVYRSATALGSRLPSISSAKARVAGAGAILWPVTSGTQVVMKRAQSVAEAVVRTRSSLSSWSCMSARRRNVGPSVNSKTEDLTETSLISERSTDSHMTEEVVREPMLKDESTSSSGGSGHDDTDEEEQLIPANEDITASAVDDFTEGQLWYELEKELQRQDNTMNIDAQEEAAAAKEITEEENQLVDAAAECSCSSITTSDNLDSHRFYPPGRIMHIVSVPLSDESNSNPDDPLEEHVGLYETPRELYSKLRLSRTMINDHYMPMYKKMMELLIRELEKEGSCNVLD; encoded by the exons ATGCCTCACCCTTCCCAATTTACCCTTACATTATCCCCAAATATCCCAAATAACCAAGGGCATTATGGTAATCATGTCAAAACAGTAACACCCAGCTTCTTGTTTCTGATGATGTGTTTCCAAGTGGGTAACCTTCCCCATAAAGAGAAAGAACACcccattttctgtttttctctGTTACGTTTCAGATTTCACTTCTTAAGCccaaaatttatcatatttttccaAACCCCATTATTATTTCCTCCTCCAAAAAACTCGTTCCCGTTTTCTTCATTCGTCGCGTTATTTTTTCGATTCTTGAGGCGCGTGGCCGATCTCTGGCGGCGCATGGCGGCGGGGACAATGGCGACGGCGGCCGGCGCGGCGGTGATGCTCTACTACGTGTTGAGCCGGCGGCTGGCGCGGAAGGAGGAGGACGAAGGCGAGGATCACGGCGGCGAGGTGTCGAAATCGAGCAGATCGGTTCGCCGGAGAAGGATTTCACGGCGGCCGGCGCAGGCTCCGGCGACGCTGCTGGAATCAATCGTGACGCTGTCAGAGACTTTAAGGTTCACTTATTCCGAGACTCTCGGGAAGTGGCCCATCGGCGATTTGGCCTTCGGCATCAACTACTTCATGCGCAAGCAG GGTAATTTAGCTGTTGCAAGTGTGTATGCTGGGAGTGATTGTGTGCAGCTCAAAGGGGATGAGATAATTGTGGAGCTCTATGAGTTGTTGAGGCTTTTAACTTTGTGTATGCTTTTCTCCAAGAAGCCATTTCCTGTGTTTTTAGATTCTGCTGGGTTTTCCCTTGATGATGTGCTCATTCAGAAGCCAAAAGCTGGG CTTCTGAAGCCTGCATTTACCATTATACGTGATACACAATCAAAATGTTTACTTCTATTGATCCGGGGTACTCATAGCATAAAAGACACACTGACAGCTGCAACTGGTGCTGTTGTCCCCTTCCACCATTCAGTGTTAAATGATGGTGGGATAAGCAACTTGGTTTTAGGATATGCACACTGCGGTATGGTTGCTGCAGCTCGTTGGATTGCAAAGCTCTGCACTCCTACCCTACTTAAGGCTCTTGGTGAATGTCCACACTTCAAAGTCAAG ATTGTTGGGCACTCACTTGGTGGTGGTACTGCTGCACTGTTAACATATATTCTTAGAGAGCAGAAAGAGTTCTCTTCAAGCACGTGCGTCACATTTGCCCCAG CTGCTTGCATGACATGGGAGTTAGCAGAATCAGGAAAACACTTTATCACTACCATCATCAATGGTTCTGACTTGGTGCCAACATTCTCAACTTCATCTATTGATGATCTCCGTTCTGAG GTCACTGCATCCTCTTGGTTGAATGATCTACGGGATCAGGTTGAACATACAAAGGTCCTGAATGTTGTTTACCGCTCTGCAACTGCACTTGGGTCTCGCTTACCATCTATATCTAGTGCAAAAGCTAGGGTAGCTGGTGCTGGTGCTATTCTGTGGCCAGTAACCAGTGGCACTCAG GTTGTGATGAAGCGTGCACAAAGTGTTGCTGAAGCTGTTGTCAGAACTCGCTCATCATTGTCATCATGGTCTTGCATGAGTGCCCGGCGTCGAAATGTGGGTCCATCAGTAAACTCTAAAACTGAGGACTTAACTGAAACCTCTCTAATATCCGAGAGAAGCACTGATTCTCACATGACTGAAGAGGTAGTAAGAGAACCTATGCTTAAGGACGAAAGTACTTCCTCAAGTGGAGGATCTGGCCATGATGACACTGATGAAGAGGAACAACTCATTCCTGCTAATGAAGACATTACTGCGTCTGCCGTTGACGACTTCACAGAAGGCCAGTTATGGTATGAACTGGAGAAGGAGCTTCAGAGACAGGATAATACTATGAACATTGATGCTCAAGAAGAGGCTGCAGCAGCAAAAGAGATCACAGAAGAAGAGAATCAACTGGTTGATGCTGCTGCAGAATGCAGTTGCAGTTCAATCACAACATCAGACAACTTGGACAGCCATCGATTTTATCCCCCTGGCAGGATCATGCACATTGTCTCCGTACCTTTGTCGGATGAGTCAAATTCAAATCCTGATGACCCTTTAGAAGAACATGTCGGCTTATATGAAACACCTAGAGAGCTGTACAGCAAACTCAGACTTTCAAGAACCATGATCAATGATCATTACATGCCAATGTATAAGAAGATGATGGAACTATTAATCCGAGAACTAGAGAAAGAAGGCAGCTGTAATGTTTTGGATTAA